From a region of the Campylobacter anatolicus genome:
- a CDS encoding LL-diaminopimelate aminotransferase: MFDEIRFNTIERLPNYVFAEVNAIKMAARRNGEDIIDFSMGNPEGRTPQHIVDKLCESANKDKTHGYSVSIGIYKLRLAICNWYKRMYGVNLDPETEAVAVMGSKEGFVNLARAVINPGDVAVVPDPAYPIHTQAFIIAGGNVAKMSLVYNDKFELDENKFFESLYHTIHSSSPKPKYVVVNFPHNPTTVTVQKSFYERLVAMSKQERFYIISDIAYADLSFDGYKAPSIFEIDGAKDVAVECYTLSKSYNMAGWRVGFVCGNKRLCAALKKIKSWFDYGMFTPIQVGATVALDGDQSCVDEIRSTYQKRRDVLLEAFDAAGWSMNKPSSSMFVWAKLPPQVGNIGSLEFSKQLLTKAQVAVSPGIGFGDGGNDYVRFALIENENRIRQAARNVKKYLKEF; encoded by the coding sequence ATGTTTGATGAAATTCGTTTTAATACAATTGAGCGTCTACCAAACTATGTATTTGCTGAGGTTAATGCTATAAAGATGGCGGCACGTAGGAATGGAGAGGATATAATAGATTTTTCAATGGGAAACCCAGAGGGACGCACACCGCAACATATCGTGGATAAGCTCTGTGAGAGTGCAAACAAGGACAAGACGCACGGCTACTCAGTTTCAATAGGAATTTATAAGCTCCGACTCGCGATTTGTAACTGGTATAAGCGGATGTATGGTGTAAATTTAGACCCAGAAACCGAAGCGGTCGCTGTAATGGGTAGTAAAGAAGGCTTTGTAAATTTGGCTCGTGCGGTTATAAATCCAGGTGATGTTGCTGTCGTGCCAGACCCTGCATATCCGATCCATACTCAAGCGTTTATAATAGCCGGTGGCAATGTCGCGAAGATGTCGCTTGTTTATAATGATAAATTTGAGCTAGATGAGAATAAATTTTTTGAGAGTTTGTATCACACTATCCACTCAAGCTCACCAAAACCAAAATATGTCGTGGTAAATTTCCCACACAACCCAACAACCGTAACCGTACAAAAGAGCTTTTACGAGCGACTTGTGGCGATGTCGAAGCAGGAGCGTTTTTATATAATCTCAGATATCGCTTATGCCGATCTTAGCTTTGATGGGTATAAGGCACCAAGTATTTTTGAGATAGATGGTGCAAAGGATGTGGCAGTGGAGTGTTATACACTATCAAAGAGTTATAATATGGCTGGTTGGCGTGTGGGCTTTGTGTGCGGTAACAAACGCCTTTGTGCTGCACTTAAAAAGATAAAGTCATGGTTTGATTATGGTATGTTTACGCCTATTCAGGTGGGTGCGACGGTGGCACTTGATGGCGATCAAAGTTGTGTTGATGAGATACGAAGTACATATCAAAAACGCCGCGATGTATTGCTAGAAGCTTTTGATGCGGCTGGATGGAGTATGAATAAGCCAAGTTCTAGCATGTTTGTTTGGGCGAAGCTACCGCCACAAGTAGGTAATATCGGCAGCCTTGAGTTTTCAAAGCAGCTACTGACAAAGGCACAAGTGGCGGTTAGTCCTGGTATTGGATTTGGTGATGGTGGAAACGACTATGTTAGGTTTGCGTTAATAGAAAATGAAAACCGCATAAGACAAGCCGCAAGAAATGTAAAAAAATATCTTAAAGAGTTTTAA
- a CDS encoding homoserine dehydrogenase yields MRVAILGVGTVGAQVANILMKNKKLILARSGDEIVPVVGVVKNLNKKRDTIIELTDDIDAVIARDDIDVYVELMGGVDEPYRVVSEILKRKKAVVTANKALLAYHRFKLQSLAGDTPFGYEASVAGGIPIIKSLREGLSANHVLGMTGIVNGTSNYILTSMMNGGASFEDALKKAQELGYAEADPTFDIGGFDAAHKLLILASIAYGAHGYPEDILIEGIEGITKEDIFFANDFEYVIKLLAIAKRVGDRVELRVHPALVPKDKMIAKVDGVMNAVSVVGDAVGETMYYGAGAGGAATASAVISDLIDIARGIKSPMLGYKAPLELVSLKLLEQKNIRTKYYFRLKVDDKKGVLARITNLMSENNLSIDSFLQKPNAKSDESGLATLFFTTHTSLESDVKRVMKLLSEQKFIKEMPFMIRIEE; encoded by the coding sequence ATGAGAGTAGCAATACTTGGTGTAGGTACGGTCGGTGCACAAGTCGCAAATATTTTAATGAAAAACAAAAAGCTCATTTTGGCACGAAGTGGTGATGAGATCGTTCCTGTAGTTGGAGTGGTTAAAAATTTAAACAAAAAGCGTGATACTATAATAGAGCTAACAGATGATATAGACGCTGTTATCGCACGTGATGATATAGATGTTTATGTGGAGCTTATGGGTGGCGTTGATGAGCCATACCGCGTTGTGAGTGAAATTTTAAAACGTAAAAAAGCAGTCGTAACGGCAAATAAAGCCCTTTTAGCCTATCACCGCTTTAAACTTCAAAGCCTTGCAGGAGATACACCATTTGGTTACGAGGCAAGTGTAGCAGGTGGGATTCCCATCATTAAGTCTTTGCGAGAGGGTCTAAGTGCAAATCACGTACTGGGTATGACTGGCATAGTAAATGGAACAAGCAACTATATACTTACATCTATGATGAATGGCGGTGCTAGTTTTGAAGACGCACTAAAAAAGGCTCAAGAGCTAGGATATGCTGAGGCCGATCCGACATTTGATATAGGTGGATTTGACGCGGCTCATAAGCTTTTGATCTTAGCTAGTATCGCTTATGGAGCACATGGTTATCCAGAAGATATATTGATAGAGGGTATTGAGGGCATTACAAAAGAGGATATATTTTTCGCAAATGACTTTGAATATGTCATAAAATTACTCGCAATAGCAAAGCGTGTGGGCGATAGAGTTGAGCTTCGCGTTCATCCTGCACTTGTTCCAAAGGATAAAATGATAGCTAAAGTTGATGGCGTGATGAATGCTGTTAGCGTTGTAGGCGATGCGGTTGGAGAGACGATGTATTACGGTGCTGGGGCTGGTGGAGCAGCTACTGCAAGTGCTGTTATAAGCGATCTTATAGACATAGCTCGTGGGATAAAATCGCCTATGTTAGGATATAAAGCACCGCTTGAACTAGTGTCTTTAAAACTTTTAGAGCAGAAAAATATCCGCACGAAATATTATTTTAGGCTTAAAGTTGATGATAAAAAGGGCGTTTTGGCACGTATTACAAATTTAATGAGTGAGAACAATCTCTCGATAGATAGTTTCTTACAAAAACCAAACGCAAAGAGCGATGAGAGTGGACTTGCTACGCTATTTTTTACGACTCACACTAGTCTTGAAAGTGATGTAAAACGTGTGATGAAGTTGTTAAGCGAACAGAAGTTTATCAAAGAGATGCCATTTATGATAAGGATAGAAGAGTAG
- a CDS encoding YraN family protein produces MGLGQYLFGLSSEDRAETYLKELKFEIIARRFCSKFGEIDIIAKGKNQILHFIEVKATSGEYEVEYRLTPSKYVKILKAVDYYLMKNGLDSDFQIDLLVIKKEKIELIENISL; encoded by the coding sequence GTGGGATTAGGGCAGTATCTGTTTGGCCTATCTAGCGAAGATAGAGCAGAGACTTATTTAAAAGAGCTTAAATTTGAGATAATTGCTAGGCGGTTTTGCTCTAAATTTGGTGAGATAGACATTATAGCAAAGGGTAAAAATCAAATTTTACACTTCATAGAGGTTAAGGCGACTAGTGGCGAGTATGAGGTGGAGTATCGGCTAACGCCGTCAAAATATGTAAAAATTTTAAAAGCAGTTGATTATTATCTTATGAAAAATGGCTTAGATAGTGACTTTCAGATAGATCTGCTCGTAATAAAAAAAGAAAAAATAGAACTGATAGAAAATATTAGTTTATAA
- the trxA gene encoding thioredoxin translates to MGKYIELTTANFDVVKEGIALVDFWAPWCGPCRMLAPVIEELAEDFDGKAKICKVNTDEVQDLAVEFGIRSIPTILFFKDGEVVEQMVGAQSKQALTDKLNSLL, encoded by the coding sequence ATGGGAAAATACATAGAGCTTACAACAGCTAATTTTGATGTAGTTAAAGAGGGCATTGCATTGGTTGATTTTTGGGCACCTTGGTGCGGACCATGCAGGATGTTAGCACCTGTTATAGAAGAGCTTGCTGAGGATTTTGATGGCAAAGCTAAAATTTGTAAAGTAAATACAGATGAGGTTCAAGACCTTGCGGTTGAGTTTGGCATACGCTCAATACCAACTATACTATTTTTCAAAGATGGTGAAGTGGTAGAGCAGATGGTCGGAGCTCAGTCAAAACAAGCCTTAACAGATAAGCTAAATTCACTTCTTTAA
- a CDS encoding NAD(P)/FAD-dependent oxidoreductase: MLDLAIIGGGPAGLSAGLYATRGGLKNVVMFEKGEPGGQITSSSEIENYPGQKKPGESGYDFMSTWWEQCSHFGLVHKWANVVRVRQNSDKSFEILLDGGKSEQAKAVIIATGSTPRRAGFKGEDEFFGRGVSTCATCDGFFYKNKEVAVLGGGDTAIEEAIYLANICSKVYVIHRREGFRAAPTTLEKARKNNKIEFITSATINEAYGDKAGLVGLILDTKDGQRDLKVPGIFTFVGLNVNNEILKDENGKFICDMADGGQMDVNLKMQTSIAGLFGAGDIRKDAPKQVVVAAGDGAVAALSAMSYIESLH, translated from the coding sequence ATGTTAGATTTAGCAATCATCGGAGGTGGTCCAGCTGGGCTAAGTGCTGGACTTTACGCAACACGTGGCGGACTTAAAAATGTAGTTATGTTTGAAAAAGGTGAGCCAGGCGGTCAGATTACAAGTAGCTCTGAGATAGAGAACTACCCAGGGCAGAAAAAGCCTGGTGAGAGTGGATATGATTTTATGAGTACATGGTGGGAGCAGTGTAGTCACTTTGGCTTAGTGCATAAATGGGCGAATGTCGTCAGAGTGCGTCAAAATTCTGACAAGAGCTTTGAAATTTTACTTGACGGTGGCAAAAGCGAACAGGCAAAAGCGGTCATCATAGCAACTGGTTCAACTCCACGTAGAGCTGGGTTTAAAGGCGAAGATGAGTTTTTTGGGCGTGGGGTTAGCACGTGTGCTACTTGCGATGGGTTCTTTTATAAAAACAAAGAGGTTGCAGTCCTTGGCGGTGGTGATACTGCAATAGAAGAGGCGATATATCTTGCAAATATCTGCTCAAAAGTCTATGTCATACATAGGCGTGAGGGTTTTCGTGCGGCACCAACTACGCTAGAAAAAGCTCGTAAAAATAACAAAATCGAATTTATCACAAGTGCGACTATAAATGAGGCGTATGGCGATAAGGCTGGTCTTGTAGGACTTATACTAGATACAAAAGATGGCCAACGCGATCTAAAAGTGCCTGGGATATTCACTTTTGTTGGTCTAAATGTCAATAATGAAATTTTAAAAGATGAAAACGGCAAATTTATCTGCGATATGGCAGATGGTGGTCAGATGGATGTAAATTTAAAGATGCAAACAAGTATAGCTGGACTATTTGGTGCTGGCGATATACGCAAAGACGCCCCAAAACAAGTCGTAGTTGCTGCTGGTGATGGTGCTGTGGCGGCTCTTAGTGCGATGAGCTATATAGAGAGTTTACACTAA
- a CDS encoding DNA adenine methylase → MENQPFLKEQILTYLGNKRSLLNFIAQGIKYAKDELKKDKLSCVDLFSGSGVVARYLKQHANFLVANDLELYSKITNECYLSNPNNELLSKIDDNFITLAEKIELNLKDGFITRLYAPKDESNITKDDRVFYTHRNATYIDTARNLIDELELDIQKFFIAPLLYLASVHSNTSGIFKGFYKNRQGIGQFGGEGQNALKRITKDIKLIKPIFSNFNVPFYVEQKDANTLAKELDVVDVCYLDPPYNQHPYGSNYFMLNLIASNIEPTEISRISGIQKGWNKSIYNQRANAQEAFFELISNLKARIIIISFNSEGFISQESFAKNLSKFGKTQKLEQKYNVFRGSRNLKNRNLHVKELLYVLKKPKI, encoded by the coding sequence GTGGAAAATCAACCCTTTTTAAAAGAGCAAATTTTAACTTATCTTGGCAACAAACGCTCACTTTTAAATTTTATCGCACAAGGCATAAAATATGCAAAAGATGAGCTAAAAAAGGATAAACTAAGCTGTGTTGATCTTTTTTCAGGTTCTGGTGTGGTAGCAAGATATCTCAAACAACATGCAAATTTTTTAGTCGCAAACGACCTTGAGTTATACTCTAAAATCACAAACGAGTGCTACCTAAGCAACCCAAATAACGAACTTTTAAGCAAGATAGATGATAATTTTATCACTCTAGCTGAAAAAATAGAGCTAAATTTAAAAGATGGCTTCATTACTCGCCTTTACGCACCAAAAGATGAAAGCAATATCACAAAAGATGATCGAGTCTTCTACACCCACCGTAACGCAACCTACATTGATACAGCAAGAAATTTGATAGATGAGCTTGAGCTTGATATACAGAAATTTTTCATAGCACCGCTACTTTATCTAGCTAGTGTGCATTCAAACACGAGTGGGATATTTAAAGGATTTTATAAAAACCGCCAAGGCATAGGGCAATTTGGTGGAGAAGGTCAAAATGCCTTAAAACGCATAACTAAAGATATAAAGCTCATCAAGCCGATATTTTCAAACTTTAATGTGCCATTTTACGTAGAGCAAAAAGATGCAAACACCCTTGCAAAGGAGCTAGATGTAGTTGATGTTTGTTACCTTGATCCACCTTATAACCAGCACCCTTACGGCTCAAACTACTTTATGTTAAATTTAATAGCTTCAAATATTGAGCCAACTGAGATCTCACGAATTTCTGGCATACAAAAGGGCTGGAATAAGTCCATATATAATCAAAGAGCAAACGCACAGGAGGCATTTTTTGAACTTATATCAAATTTAAAAGCTCGTATTATAATCATCTCATTTAACTCAGAAGGTTTCATCTCACAAGAGAGTTTTGCGAAAAATTTATCCAAATTTGGCAAAACTCAAAAACTAGAGCAAAAATACAACGTTTTTCGTGGTAGTCGCAATCTTAAAAATCGTAATCTGCACGTCAAAGAGCTACTTTATGTGCTTAAAAAGCCAAAAATTTAA
- the dapB gene encoding 4-hydroxy-tetrahydrodipicolinate reductase, with protein MIRVGLHGASGKMGQMIAKCLKDSKDAVLSVAYTIEPLGYELKGVIVTSELSDLFDNCDVVIDFTIKQGAINLINYARTNPKPLVIGTTGLGEEGLSLINSAANTMPILYATNMSLGVAVLNRLAALASKALREFDIEIVEQHHRHKKDAPSGTALTLAQHVAKARELNLKDVIVTSRDGLVGERSRDEIAVFAVRGGDVVGRHTIGFYNDGEFIELNHTATSRATFAKGAIKAAVWVSKQQSGLYGIDDCLGL; from the coding sequence ATGATAAGAGTTGGTTTGCATGGGGCTAGTGGCAAGATGGGGCAGATGATAGCTAAATGTTTAAAAGATAGCAAAGATGCAGTTTTAAGTGTAGCTTATACTATTGAGCCATTAGGATATGAGCTAAAGGGTGTAATAGTTACGAGCGAGTTAAGCGATCTTTTTGATAACTGTGATGTTGTGATAGATTTTACGATAAAACAAGGAGCTATAAATTTAATCAACTACGCACGAACTAATCCAAAACCACTAGTTATCGGCACAACAGGGCTAGGAGAGGAGGGGCTAAGCCTGATAAACTCAGCTGCAAACACTATGCCGATACTATATGCTACAAATATGAGTCTAGGTGTCGCTGTGCTAAACCGTCTAGCGGCTCTAGCCTCAAAGGCTCTGCGTGAGTTTGACATAGAAATAGTTGAACAACACCATAGACACAAAAAGGATGCTCCAAGTGGTACGGCTCTGACACTAGCTCAGCACGTCGCAAAGGCTCGTGAGCTAAATTTAAAAGATGTAATTGTAACTAGCAGAGATGGACTAGTAGGTGAGCGAAGCCGTGACGAGATAGCTGTCTTTGCGGTGCGTGGCGGAGACGTGGTTGGTAGACACACGATAGGCTTTTACAATGACGGCGAGTTTATAGAGCTAAATCATACTGCTACAAGTAGGGCGACATTTGCCAAAGGTGCGATAAAAGCGGCGGTGTGGGTAAGTAAGCAACAGAGCGGACTTTACGGTATTGATGATTGTTTGGGGCTTTAA
- the purF gene encoding amidophosphoribosyltransferase, which translates to MCAIVGVINSKDAAKTAYYALFAMQHRGQESSGISANDKGEIRTIKNRGLVTEVFSKDSFETLKGDMAIGHNRYSTAGSDSILDAQPIFANYALGSISLVHNGNLINKDEVREELIKNGAIFQSNMDTENIIHLIAQNHSEHLQDRIVYALSKIVGAYCLIIQSRHKVFVIRDKFGVRPLSLGRLKDGGYIVASETCAFDLVGAEFIREVRPGEMMVFEHNKDEFDSIQLFEPDSRICAFEYIYFARPDSVIDDKNVYEIRKKMGAALARQSKVDADFVIPVPDSGVPAALGYAQQSGLPFEAAIVRNHYVGRTFIEPTQEMRNLKVKLKLNPMSSVLNGKSIVVVDDSIVRGTTSKRIVELLRHAGAKKIHFRVACPELKFPERYGIDTPSFTELISANMSKDDVCRYIGADSLEFLGIEELVKSIGDERKYSLVSFDGDYFIK; encoded by the coding sequence ATGTGTGCGATAGTAGGAGTGATAAACTCAAAAGATGCAGCTAAAACTGCGTATTATGCGTTGTTTGCAATGCAACATAGGGGACAGGAGTCAAGTGGCATCAGTGCAAATGACAAGGGCGAAATACGAACGATAAAAAACCGTGGACTTGTAACAGAGGTCTTTAGTAAGGATAGTTTTGAGACATTAAAAGGCGATATGGCGATAGGTCATAACCGCTACTCAACCGCTGGTAGCGACTCTATCCTAGACGCACAGCCTATATTTGCTAACTACGCACTAGGCTCTATCTCGCTCGTGCATAATGGAAATTTAATAAATAAAGATGAGGTGCGTGAAGAGCTTATTAAAAATGGTGCGATATTTCAATCAAATATGGATACTGAAAATATCATTCACTTAATCGCACAAAATCATAGCGAACACTTACAAGATCGTATAGTATATGCACTTAGCAAGATAGTTGGGGCGTATTGTCTTATCATTCAGTCTCGCCATAAAGTCTTTGTGATACGCGATAAATTTGGAGTGCGTCCACTCTCACTTGGACGACTTAAAGACGGCGGATATATCGTAGCGAGTGAGACTTGTGCGTTTGATCTAGTCGGTGCTGAGTTTATCCGTGAGGTAAGACCTGGTGAGATGATGGTGTTTGAACATAACAAAGATGAGTTTGATAGTATTCAACTCTTTGAGCCTGATAGTAGGATTTGTGCATTCGAGTATATTTACTTTGCACGTCCTGATAGCGTGATAGACGATAAAAACGTTTATGAGATACGTAAAAAGATGGGCGCTGCCCTTGCTCGTCAAAGTAAAGTAGATGCGGACTTTGTCATACCTGTGCCAGATAGTGGTGTGCCAGCTGCTTTGGGATATGCTCAACAAAGCGGACTGCCGTTTGAAGCGGCTATCGTGCGTAACCACTATGTGGGGCGGACGTTTATCGAGCCGACACAGGAGATGAGAAATTTAAAGGTCAAACTAAAGCTAAATCCTATGAGTAGTGTTTTAAATGGTAAAAGCATAGTTGTTGTAGATGATAGTATAGTGCGTGGAACAACTAGTAAAAGGATAGTGGAGTTACTTCGCCATGCTGGAGCTAAGAAGATCCATTTTCGTGTGGCGTGTCCTGAGCTTAAATTTCCTGAGCGTTATGGCATAGATACGCCAAGCTTTACTGAACTAATCAGTGCAAATATGAGTAAAGATGACGTGTGTCGCTATATCGGTGCTGATAGCTTGGAGTTTTTAGGAATTGAAGAGTTAGTAAAAAGTATAGGCGATGAGCGTAAATACTCGCTTGTTAGCTTTGATGGAGATTATTTTATTAAGTGA
- a CDS encoding DUF2393 family protein — translation MSANYFTIVHIIVIFIIVLLSILFFILSLKAEKKLFLSLLLTNILVSTTLCIFLMLVLDKYTKKGVLENVTSERILRNESITFRGNVRNVGKFMISQCTLEVKLVNQVLGKDNMDGESFFKPSGMSFFSWFKKDDANARPNTVEQKFIIVRDLPRNKSINFSVNMPYPPYFKKGMNITKLYCH, via the coding sequence ATGAGTGCAAACTACTTTACTATCGTCCATATTATCGTTATTTTTATAATTGTACTACTATCAATACTATTTTTTATATTATCACTTAAAGCCGAAAAAAAACTATTTTTATCACTTCTTTTGACAAACATCTTAGTTTCTACAACGCTTTGCATTTTTTTGATGTTGGTGCTTGATAAATACACAAAAAAAGGTGTTTTAGAAAATGTAACAAGTGAGCGAATACTAAGAAACGAAAGCATTACATTTCGTGGAAATGTCCGAAATGTAGGTAAATTTATGATAAGTCAATGCACCTTAGAAGTTAAATTAGTCAATCAAGTGTTAGGCAAGGATAATATGGACGGCGAATCGTTTTTTAAACCAAGCGGTATGAGTTTTTTCTCATGGTTTAAAAAAGATGACGCGAATGCTAGACCAAATACAGTTGAGCAAAAATTTATAATCGTAAGAGACTTGCCACGTAACAAAAGTATAAATTTTAGTGTCAATATGCCATATCCGCCATACTTTAAAAAAGGTATGAATATCACAAAGCTATACTGCCATTAA
- a CDS encoding DUF2393 family protein, which produces MIDNIRQSILFALANAQAIDFLAYSWVLLALIFLIFVSVFLASKTWWQFGFLLILFSVIAFFIGIYYVNLELNEQLRPVSISKIYKKQLKYSNSLLIDFNITNKSHKTLNICKIYLGFYLGSANKNRNFINSLNPFAKKTIILDEVFKPSQTIQVKEFVDDFAFIDYNITKKAECF; this is translated from the coding sequence ATGATAGATAATATAAGACAGAGCATACTTTTTGCCCTTGCAAATGCTCAAGCTATAGATTTTTTAGCATATAGTTGGGTGTTGCTAGCTCTTATATTTTTAATATTTGTTAGTGTATTTTTAGCATCAAAAACTTGGTGGCAATTTGGGTTTTTGCTCATTTTGTTCTCAGTTATAGCATTTTTTATAGGAATTTATTATGTAAATTTGGAGCTAAACGAGCAATTAAGACCTGTTAGTATAAGTAAAATTTACAAAAAACAACTAAAATATTCAAATTCTTTACTTATAGATTTTAACATAACAAATAAATCGCATAAAACATTAAATATATGCAAAATATACCTTGGATTTTATCTAGGATCGGCAAATAAAAATAGAAATTTTATTAACTCGCTTAACCCTTTTGCGAAAAAGACGATTATACTAGATGAAGTTTTTAAACCAAGCCAAACAATACAGGTCAAAGAATTTGTTGATGATTTTGCCTTTATTGATTATAATATAACTAAAAAAGCGGAGTGTTTTTGA
- the hisIE gene encoding bifunctional phosphoribosyl-AMP cyclohydrolase/phosphoribosyl-ATP diphosphatase HisIE, which translates to MSVKGMSIDWQKVGGMVPVVVQESNTNEVLMFAFMDKEALELSLQTGYAHYFSRTKNRIWKKGEESGNTQKINEIFLDCDNDTLLIKITQNGGIACHTGEKSCFFRQVNLNNDESFKSDKKDENLNSITNKNRQIYNIIDEIYHVILDRKLNADPQSSYVASLFKKGENAILKKIGEEATEFVMACKDASHFEDKMQIPISTNLDELFDSSSNAVDMDEKSKNDVIYEAADLCFHVLIALASHNIHPERIKSELAKRMGISGIEEKNSRNDR; encoded by the coding sequence ATGAGCGTAAAAGGTATGAGTATAGACTGGCAAAAGGTAGGCGGTATGGTGCCTGTTGTAGTTCAAGAAAGCAATACAAACGAAGTTTTGATGTTTGCTTTTATGGACAAAGAGGCATTAGAGCTAAGCCTACAAACTGGCTATGCTCACTACTTTTCACGTACTAAAAATCGTATCTGGAAAAAGGGCGAAGAGAGTGGCAACACTCAAAAGATAAATGAGATATTTTTAGACTGTGACAATGACACGCTATTAATAAAAATAACACAAAATGGCGGTATAGCGTGTCATACTGGTGAAAAAAGTTGCTTTTTTAGGCAGGTAAATTTAAACAATGATGAGAGTTTTAAAAGTGATAAAAAAGATGAAAATTTAAACTCAATTACTAACAAAAACCGTCAAATTTATAATATCATTGATGAAATTTACCATGTTATACTAGATCGCAAACTAAACGCAGATCCGCAAAGCTCATATGTTGCAAGTCTGTTTAAAAAGGGTGAAAACGCTATACTCAAAAAAATTGGAGAAGAGGCAACCGAATTTGTAATGGCATGTAAAGACGCATCTCATTTTGAAGATAAAATGCAAATTCCTATTTCTACAAATTTAGATGAGTTGTTTGACTCAAGCTCAAATGCAGTTGATATGGACGAAAAGAGCAAAAACGATGTGATATATGAAGCAGCTGATCTATGCTTTCACGTTCTAATTGCACTTGCTTCACATAATATCCATCCAGAACGTATCAAAAGTGAACTTGCAAAGCGAATGGGTATAAGCGGCATCGAAGAAAAAAACTCAAGAAATGATAGATAA
- a CDS encoding prohibitin family protein, with product MPADLNDYFNKRNNRSNNNDSNSGGNDNSRPKMDFKAPKLPDGFGKFGSLVYVIIAIVAILAITQPFVIINSGEVGIKSTAGKYEPNPMQPGFHFFIPFIQKVIVVDTRVRLINYTSGEDMGEQRNASHITNAGIIRKNSISVLDARNLPVSIDITVQYRLNPENAPQTIASWGLSWENKIVDPVVRDVVRSIAGKYTAEELPTKRNEIATAIDDGIRKDIDSQPNKPVELLTVQLREIILPEKVKEQIERVQIAKQEAERTKYEVERANQEALKKAALAEGTAKAAIIEAQGRADAAKIEADAQAYANKEVAKSLDSNLLNLKQIETQGKFNDALRENNDAKIFLTPGGAVPNIWIDTKDKAKQSAIER from the coding sequence ATGCCAGCTGATTTAAACGATTATTTCAATAAGCGAAACAACAGATCAAACAATAACGATTCAAATAGTGGTGGTAACGATAACAGTAGACCAAAGATGGACTTTAAAGCACCAAAGCTACCTGATGGCTTTGGAAAATTTGGATCGCTTGTTTACGTCATTATAGCAATCGTTGCAATACTAGCGATAACTCAACCGTTTGTTATAATAAACTCAGGCGAAGTTGGTATCAAATCAACTGCCGGTAAATATGAGCCAAACCCTATGCAACCGGGGTTTCACTTCTTTATACCATTTATACAAAAAGTTATCGTCGTAGATACTCGTGTACGTCTAATAAATTACACATCTGGCGAGGATATGGGTGAACAAAGGAATGCATCTCACATAACAAACGCTGGCATCATCCGTAAAAACTCAATATCAGTTTTGGATGCTAGAAACTTGCCAGTTAGCATTGATATAACCGTGCAATACCGCTTAAATCCTGAAAATGCACCGCAAACTATCGCATCTTGGGGGCTTAGCTGGGAGAATAAAATAGTCGATCCAGTTGTGCGTGATGTTGTGCGAAGTATCGCTGGTAAATATACGGCAGAAGAGCTTCCAACCAAGCGTAACGAGATAGCTACAGCCATAGATGATGGCATACGTAAAGATATCGACTCTCAGCCAAATAAGCCGGTTGAGCTACTTACCGTGCAGCTACGTGAGATCATCTTACCTGAAAAGGTTAAGGAGCAGATAGAGCGTGTCCAGATCGCAAAACAAGAGGCAGAGCGAACGAAATACGAAGTTGAACGAGCAAACCAAGAAGCACTTAAAAAGGCTGCTCTTGCAGAGGGAACAGCAAAGGCTGCTATCATCGAGGCACAGGGGCGAGCAGATGCTGCGAAGATAGAGGCTGACGCTCAGGCATATGCGAACAAAGAGGTCGCAAAGAGTCTTGATAGCAATCTTTTAAATTTAAAACAGATAGAGACACAGGGTAAATTTAATGATGCATTGCGTGAAAATAATGACGCTAAAATTTTCCTAACGCCTGGCGGTGCTGTGCCAAATATCTGGATAGATACAAAAGATAAAGCTAAACAAAGTGCTATAGAGAGATAA